GGGCGAGGTCGTGAACAGCACCACGTGCGCGCCGAACGCGTTTGCGAACTTCAGCGCCATGTGCCCCAGGCCGCCCAGTCCCACCACGCCCACCTTCTGTCCCTTGCTCACCTTCCAGTGGCGCATCGGTGAGTAGGTGGTGATGCCCGCGCACAGCAACGGCGCCGCGCCCGCCGGGTCCAGCCCCTTCGGCACGCGCAGCACGAACGCCTGGTCCACCACGATGCTCTGCGAGTATCCGCCGTAGGTCACGCCGCCCGCGATCTTGTCCTCGGAGTTGTAGGTGAAGGTCGGGATGTTCGAGCAGTACTGCTCCAGGCCCGCGCGGCAGTTCTCGCACGCCCGGCAGGAATCGACCAGGCAGCCGACGGCGGCCAGGTCGCCTTCCTTGAAGTTCTTCACCGCGCTGCCCACGCGCGTCACGCGGCCCACGATCTCGTGGCCCACCACGCACGGGTACACCGTCGGCAGAAAGTCCACCCACTCGTTCGTCACCTGGTGCAGGTCGGAGTGGCACACGCCGCAGTACAGGACCTGGATCTGCACGTCGTTCGCCAGCGGCGCGCGCCGCTGGATGGTCAGGGGGGCGAGCCCGGAACTCGGGCTCGTCGCGCCGTAGGCTTTCGCGGGATAGGTAGGAACGGTTGCGGCGGGGGCGGAAGTCGGGGAAGTCGTCGTTGCCATGGGGGGATTCCTTTCGTTCCGTGATCGGACGACGTTAGCGTCGAAGAAGATTCATTTTAGTCCTCGGCGGCTAGGGCAGCAGCTCTGGCTTCTCTTTCAACTCCTGCTCCGCCTGTGCCAGGTCTTCTTTCCTGCCGACGTCGCGCCACGCGTACTCGTCCGCGGGGAACGCCGCGATCTTCTCGCCCGCCCGCGCCAGCCGCAGGTACGCGTCGATGATCGAGAACACGCCGTCTTCCTGCCACATCCCGAGCAGCCGCGGTGAGATCACGTGGATGCCGCAGAACGCCATCGCCTGCGGCTGCGCGCACGGCCGCGCCATCTCCGGCTGCTCGTCGCGCGCCTTGCTCCGCCCGCACAACCCGCCCTGCTCGTCGAACAGCAGCACGCGCGCGCTTTCGCGTTGCTGCACCGCCAGCGTCGCCAGCGCGCCGCTCTTGCCGTGCGCCTCCGCCATGCGGCGCAGGTCGATGTTGGTGAGGATGTCTACGTTGTGCAGCAGGAACGGCTCCGTCTCGCCCGCGAAGAACCACGCGGCCTGCTTCAGCCCGCCGCCGGTATCGAGCAGCGCGTCTTCGCGCGAGAGCTCGATCCGCATCCCGGATCCGCGATTCTTCTTCAGGAAATCGGCGACCGCCTCGGCAAAGTGGTGGACGTTCACGATCACCTCGGTCACGCCGGCGCTGCGCAGCCGCAGCAGCGTGAGCTCGAGTAGCGTCCGCCCGCCGACGGTGACCAGCGCCTTCGGGCGCTCTTCGGTCAGCGGACGCAGCCGCGTCCCCAGCCCCGCCGCCAGCACCATCGCCTTCATTGGCCGGGCTTCCC
The sequence above is drawn from the Terriglobales bacterium genome and encodes:
- a CDS encoding NAD(P)-dependent alcohol dehydrogenase, encoding MATTTSPTSAPAATVPTYPAKAYGATSPSSGLAPLTIQRRAPLANDVQIQVLYCGVCHSDLHQVTNEWVDFLPTVYPCVVGHEIVGRVTRVGSAVKNFKEGDLAAVGCLVDSCRACENCRAGLEQYCSNIPTFTYNSEDKIAGGVTYGGYSQSIVVDQAFVLRVPKGLDPAGAAPLLCAGITTYSPMRHWKVSKGQKVGVVGLGGLGHMALKFANAFGAHVVLFTTSPNKAADAKRLGAHEVVVSKDADAMLKHAASFDFILDTVSGAHDLNAFLALLKRDGTMTLVGAPPQPAPVAAFNLIMGRHSLAGSGIGGIRETQEMLDFCAERGITADIELLPVERVNEAYERLRKADVKYRFVLDLATLK
- a CDS encoding sugar phosphate nucleotidyltransferase, with translation MKAMVLAAGLGTRLRPLTEERPKALVTVGGRTLLELTLLRLRSAGVTEVIVNVHHFAEAVADFLKKNRGSGMRIELSREDALLDTGGGLKQAAWFFAGETEPFLLHNVDILTNIDLRRMAEAHGKSGALATLAVQQRESARVLLFDEQGGLCGRSKARDEQPEMARPCAQPQAMAFCGIHVISPRLLGMWQEDGVFSIIDAYLRLARAGEKIAAFPADEYAWRDVGRKEDLAQAEQELKEKPELLP